A DNA window from Ostrea edulis chromosome 5, xbOstEdul1.1, whole genome shotgun sequence contains the following coding sequences:
- the LOC130055093 gene encoding uncharacterized protein LOC130055093 isoform X2 encodes MATSMSSPCCRLCHGILPKKQRRTIFGESFGVYDQLLEIIDQIPHPNDEKGNYICGMCWNKLNRLGKIEYDIKTKLEKLKSERHDLIRDLRLEHKGDISVQQVCTPKSKKHLIVHSPTPRKVKQLFTESKSTQLTDTPTSSSNPVTDDKDRKKVNIQLFSPSKIKVVYRGPKEKLKSKVIPAGDSQNIIRCISRGESHQKTSKVIYNSTLQDNIHNCVIKDLRKELNKLSSTKTMSCLRKTSSDKLATINFESWNLELQLHSPLLYKIISGFFNPHNHVAVAVIAAVIQKNRVMHMSAFHHAVTQVLDNDGATDECINLLNKLGLCLSPSAAAKKKSDLIARQTDHIQRLMISEKKALEENTDSLPAVLQGFIYQ; translated from the exons ATGGCGACCTCCATGTCTAGCCCGTGTTGTCGCCTTTGCCATGGAATTTTGCCCAAAAAACAAAGACGAACGATCTTTGGAGAAAGCTTTGGCGTGTATGATCAACTGCTAGAAATAATAGATCAGATTCCTCACCCAAATGACGAAAAAGGGAATTACATCTGCGGTATGTGTTGGAATAAGCTAAACAGACTGGGTAAAATCGAATACGACATAAAAACAAAGTTAGAAAAGTTAAAATCTGAAAGGCATGACTTGATACGCGATTTACGCTTGGAGCACAAGGGTGATATAAGCGTACAGCAAGTATGTACACCTAAATCCAAAAAACATTTAATTGTTCACTCGCCAACACCGAGGAAGGTGAAACAGCTGTTCACTGAATCCAAGTCCACTCAGCTGACGGATACTCCAACATCATCATCGAATCCTGTGACCGACGACAAAGACAGAAAGAAAGTGAACATTCAGCTTTTCTCTCCCAGTAAAATCAAG GTTGTATACAGAGGTCCaaaagaaaagctgaaatcCAAAGTTATCCCTGCTGGAGATTCACAGAACATCATTAGATGTATTTCAAGGGGTGAATCCCACCAGAAAACATCCAAAGTAATCTACAATTCCACTTTACAAGACAATATCCATAACTGTGTGATCAAAGATCTCAGAAAGGAACTGAACAAGCTTTCATCTACCAAGACTATGTCATGTCTTAGAAAGACATCAAGTGACAAGTTAGCCACGATTAACTTCGAGTCATGGAATTTGGAGCTACAGTTACATTCCCCATTATTGTATAAGATAATATCTGGTTTCTTCAATCCCCATAATCATGTTGCAGTGGCAGTGATCGCTGCTGTTATCCAAAAGAATCGAGTTATGCACATGTCTGCCTTTCATCATGCAGTAACTCAAGTTTTGGATAATGATGGAGCAACGGATGAG tGCATAAATCTTCTTAACAAGTTGGGTCTTTGTTTGTCACCATCTGCTGCAGCAAAGAAGAAGTCTGATTTGATAGCAAGGCAAACTGACCACATACAACGACTGATGATTTCAGAAAAGAAAGCCCTCGAAGAAAATACAG ATTCTCTACCAGCAGTTTTACAAGGCTTCATCTACCAATGA
- the LOC130055093 gene encoding uncharacterized protein LOC130055093 isoform X1 yields MATSMSSPCCRLCHGILPKKQRRTIFGESFGVYDQLLEIIDQIPHPNDEKGNYICGMCWNKLNRLGKIEYDIKTKLEKLKSERHDLIRDLRLEHKGDISVQQVCTPKSKKHLIVHSPTPRKVKQLFTESKSTQLTDTPTSSSNPVTDDKDRKKVNIQLFSPSKIKVVYRGPKEKLKSKVIPAGDSQNIIRCISRGESHQKTSKVIYNSTLQDNIHNCVIKDLRKELNKLSSTKTMSCLRKTSSDKLATINFESWNLELQLHSPLLYKIISGFFNPHNHVAVAVIAAVIQKNRVMHMSAFHHAVTQVLDNDGATDECINLLNKLGLCLSPSAAAKKKSDLIARQTDHIQRLMISEKKALEENTGEDCVPSEIIGDNFDIMKSPSHMSKEKQRQSWHWFLMVGLQRRVLNPNLSTDAPVTSISEAENSIFIPSIEDCRSLENNFVHHIMKVLVKYFPCFQKYGAYIPKCIEHSHMQELSKKSDFVIIDLLDKSENKNEDMISILEHIHENYVPHTAEEHSHVIRKKVFGGDVLTNERAYSAQLAMLNGATDFEQIAGVIHRPEGLHRMMNLCLVTN; encoded by the exons ATGGCGACCTCCATGTCTAGCCCGTGTTGTCGCCTTTGCCATGGAATTTTGCCCAAAAAACAAAGACGAACGATCTTTGGAGAAAGCTTTGGCGTGTATGATCAACTGCTAGAAATAATAGATCAGATTCCTCACCCAAATGACGAAAAAGGGAATTACATCTGCGGTATGTGTTGGAATAAGCTAAACAGACTGGGTAAAATCGAATACGACATAAAAACAAAGTTAGAAAAGTTAAAATCTGAAAGGCATGACTTGATACGCGATTTACGCTTGGAGCACAAGGGTGATATAAGCGTACAGCAAGTATGTACACCTAAATCCAAAAAACATTTAATTGTTCACTCGCCAACACCGAGGAAGGTGAAACAGCTGTTCACTGAATCCAAGTCCACTCAGCTGACGGATACTCCAACATCATCATCGAATCCTGTGACCGACGACAAAGACAGAAAGAAAGTGAACATTCAGCTTTTCTCTCCCAGTAAAATCAAG GTTGTATACAGAGGTCCaaaagaaaagctgaaatcCAAAGTTATCCCTGCTGGAGATTCACAGAACATCATTAGATGTATTTCAAGGGGTGAATCCCACCAGAAAACATCCAAAGTAATCTACAATTCCACTTTACAAGACAATATCCATAACTGTGTGATCAAAGATCTCAGAAAGGAACTGAACAAGCTTTCATCTACCAAGACTATGTCATGTCTTAGAAAGACATCAAGTGACAAGTTAGCCACGATTAACTTCGAGTCATGGAATTTGGAGCTACAGTTACATTCCCCATTATTGTATAAGATAATATCTGGTTTCTTCAATCCCCATAATCATGTTGCAGTGGCAGTGATCGCTGCTGTTATCCAAAAGAATCGAGTTATGCACATGTCTGCCTTTCATCATGCAGTAACTCAAGTTTTGGATAATGATGGAGCAACGGATGAG tGCATAAATCTTCTTAACAAGTTGGGTCTTTGTTTGTCACCATCTGCTGCAGCAAAGAAGAAGTCTGATTTGATAGCAAGGCAAACTGACCACATACAACGACTGATGATTTCAGAAAAGAAAGCCCTCGAAGAAAATACAGGTGAGGATTGCGTGCCGTCTGAAATCATTGGTGATAATTTCGACATTATGAAAAGTCCATCTCATATGAGCAAAGAGAAGCAGCGACAAAGTTGGCATTGGTTTTTAATGGTTGGTTTGCAGAGAAGGGTTTTAAACCCTAACTTAAGTACAGATGCCCCTGTTACATCCATATCAGAAGCTGAGAACAGCATATTCATTCCAAGTATTGAAGATTGCAGGTCcctagaaaataattttgttcacCATATTATGAAGGTGTTGGTGAAATATTTTCCCTGCTTTCAAAAATATGGTGCATATATTCCCAAGTGTATTGAACATTCTCACATGCAAGAATTATCCAAGAAATCTGACTTTGTGATAATAGATCTACTTgacaaaagtgaaaataaaaatgaagatatgatCAGTATCTTGGAGCATATTCATGAGAATTATGTCCCACATACAGCTGAGGAACACTCACATGTCATCCGAAAGAAAGTATTTGGGGGGGATGTTCTTACAAATGAAAGAGCATATTCTGCACAGTTAGCTATGTTAAATGGAGCTACAGATTTTGAGCAGATAGCAGGTGTCATACATAGGCCAGAAGGACTGCATAGAATGATGAATCTATGTCTGGTAACAAATTAA
- the LOC130055093 gene encoding uncharacterized protein LOC130055093 isoform X3, which yields MATSMSSPCCRLCHGILPKKQRRTIFGESFGVYDQLLEIIDQIPHPNDEKGNYICGMCWNKLNRLGKIEYDIKTKLEKLKSERHDLIRDLRLEHKGDISVQQVCTPKSKKHLIVHSPTPRKVKQLFTESKSTQLTDTPTSSSNPVTDDKDRKKVNIQLFSPSKIKVVYRGPKEKLKSKVIPAGDSQNIIRCISRGESHQKTSKVIYNSTLQDNIHNCVIKDLRKELNKLSSTKTMSCLRKTSSDKLATINFESWNLELQLHSPLLYKIISGFFNPHNHVAVAVIAAVIQKNRVMHMSAFHHAVTQVLDNDGATDECINLLNKLGLCLSPSAAAKKKSDLIARQTDHIQRLMISEKKALEENTDSRCHT from the exons ATGGCGACCTCCATGTCTAGCCCGTGTTGTCGCCTTTGCCATGGAATTTTGCCCAAAAAACAAAGACGAACGATCTTTGGAGAAAGCTTTGGCGTGTATGATCAACTGCTAGAAATAATAGATCAGATTCCTCACCCAAATGACGAAAAAGGGAATTACATCTGCGGTATGTGTTGGAATAAGCTAAACAGACTGGGTAAAATCGAATACGACATAAAAACAAAGTTAGAAAAGTTAAAATCTGAAAGGCATGACTTGATACGCGATTTACGCTTGGAGCACAAGGGTGATATAAGCGTACAGCAAGTATGTACACCTAAATCCAAAAAACATTTAATTGTTCACTCGCCAACACCGAGGAAGGTGAAACAGCTGTTCACTGAATCCAAGTCCACTCAGCTGACGGATACTCCAACATCATCATCGAATCCTGTGACCGACGACAAAGACAGAAAGAAAGTGAACATTCAGCTTTTCTCTCCCAGTAAAATCAAG GTTGTATACAGAGGTCCaaaagaaaagctgaaatcCAAAGTTATCCCTGCTGGAGATTCACAGAACATCATTAGATGTATTTCAAGGGGTGAATCCCACCAGAAAACATCCAAAGTAATCTACAATTCCACTTTACAAGACAATATCCATAACTGTGTGATCAAAGATCTCAGAAAGGAACTGAACAAGCTTTCATCTACCAAGACTATGTCATGTCTTAGAAAGACATCAAGTGACAAGTTAGCCACGATTAACTTCGAGTCATGGAATTTGGAGCTACAGTTACATTCCCCATTATTGTATAAGATAATATCTGGTTTCTTCAATCCCCATAATCATGTTGCAGTGGCAGTGATCGCTGCTGTTATCCAAAAGAATCGAGTTATGCACATGTCTGCCTTTCATCATGCAGTAACTCAAGTTTTGGATAATGATGGAGCAACGGATGAG tGCATAAATCTTCTTAACAAGTTGGGTCTTTGTTTGTCACCATCTGCTGCAGCAAAGAAGAAGTCTGATTTGATAGCAAGGCAAACTGACCACATACAACGACTGATGATTTCAGAAAAGAAAGCCCTCGAAGAAAATACAG ATAGCAGGTGTCATACATAG